From Erwinia sp. HDF1-3R, one genomic window encodes:
- a CDS encoding EAL domain-containing protein, with protein sequence MAAACGATPVTPAVAAALTGLSHAVASLKTRRESVGFALIDNRPAALAVGTIDGDPAQPRGFVLVSIRYLDGAFLDALSQRSQLQGLYYADKAPLRHLTANYPLISPAGHPLGYLAWQADRPGTRMLGIIAPLVVAVLLIITLICTMMIRRIWLSSLRLSQSLLQLSASEAQAQHLAFHDVLTGLPNRALVEERLAQTLGRRMRDPDGDKVALLLLDLDRFKLVNDTYGHHAGDDLIIEVAHRLTQRVGEKDTVGRLGGDEFVVILSAVATSAEVERLCEQIVADLSRPFILLGCETWIGVSIGVMLASGEPTDRAEIVRKADIALYQAKSQGRGQYQFFDPSMDESIKTRLQVATDLRQALLHKQNLAVYYQPQMDISGQKVVGLEALIRWNHPVLGAIPPGEFIPLAEEMGLIIQLGEWVLREACRVSLAWPDLVIAVNVSPLQFRSPGFVEHFEAIVKQENTLPSRIELEITEGVLIEDSKGAKKIMSRLREVGFHIALDDFGTGYSSLNYLSHFSVDKIKIDRSFTQALGVTENSMAIVESVVRLGQAMGLVVTAEGVETSSQMAALAEAGCNQLQGYLFSQAVPEGQIATLLAREEA encoded by the coding sequence ATGGCCGCAGCGTGCGGCGCGACACCTGTCACGCCAGCCGTAGCGGCTGCACTTACCGGTCTCAGCCACGCCGTAGCCAGCCTGAAAACACGCCGTGAAAGCGTGGGATTCGCGCTGATTGATAACCGCCCTGCTGCGCTCGCGGTGGGAACCATTGATGGCGACCCCGCCCAGCCTCGTGGCTTTGTGCTGGTCAGCATCCGCTATCTGGACGGCGCTTTTCTCGACGCCCTGTCACAGCGCAGCCAGCTTCAGGGGCTTTACTATGCTGATAAGGCCCCTCTCCGCCATCTTACGGCTAACTACCCGCTGATAAGCCCGGCTGGCCATCCGCTGGGTTACCTGGCATGGCAGGCAGACAGGCCAGGGACCCGGATGCTGGGCATCATCGCCCCGCTGGTCGTAGCCGTGCTGCTGATTATTACCCTTATTTGCACGATGATGATCCGCCGCATTTGGCTCTCCTCACTCCGGCTCTCTCAGTCGCTGCTCCAGCTCAGCGCCAGCGAAGCCCAGGCGCAGCATCTGGCCTTTCATGACGTGCTGACCGGCCTGCCCAACCGTGCGCTGGTTGAAGAGCGTCTTGCCCAGACGCTCGGCAGGCGGATGCGAGATCCTGACGGCGACAAGGTGGCGCTGCTGCTGCTGGATCTCGATCGCTTTAAACTGGTCAACGACACTTACGGTCATCATGCGGGCGACGACTTAATTATTGAGGTGGCGCATCGGCTCACGCAGCGGGTGGGCGAAAAGGATACCGTGGGTCGCCTCGGCGGCGATGAATTTGTGGTTATCCTGTCGGCCGTGGCGACCTCTGCGGAAGTAGAGAGGCTGTGTGAGCAAATAGTGGCGGATCTCTCCCGCCCTTTCATCCTGCTGGGATGTGAAACCTGGATTGGCGTCAGTATCGGCGTCATGCTGGCCAGCGGAGAGCCCACCGACCGCGCCGAGATCGTACGCAAAGCGGACATCGCGCTCTATCAGGCGAAAAGTCAGGGGCGGGGCCAGTATCAGTTCTTTGATCCCTCGATGGATGAATCCATTAAAACGCGCCTGCAGGTGGCGACCGATCTGCGTCAGGCGCTGCTGCATAAGCAGAACCTGGCGGTTTACTACCAGCCGCAGATGGATATCTCTGGTCAGAAAGTCGTTGGACTGGAGGCACTCATACGCTGGAATCATCCGGTGCTGGGCGCCATTCCTCCCGGCGAGTTTATTCCGCTGGCGGAGGAGATGGGGCTCATTATTCAGCTCGGAGAGTGGGTGCTGCGTGAGGCCTGCCGCGTGTCACTGGCATGGCCCGATCTGGTCATTGCGGTTAATGTCTCTCCCCTGCAATTTCGCTCGCCGGGGTTCGTCGAACATTTTGAAGCGATTGTAAAGCAGGAGAATACCCTGCCTTCACGCATCGAACTGGAAATTACCGAAGGGGTGCTGATAGAAGATAGTAAGGGCGCGAAGAAGATTATGAGCCGTCTGCGTGAAGTCGGATTCCATATTGCGCTGGACGATTTTGGCACCGGTTATTCCAGCCTTAATTACCTGAGCCATTTTTCAGTCGATAAGATCAAAATCGACCGTTCGTTTACTCAGGCGCTGGGGGTGACGGAAAACTCCATGGCGATCGTTGAGTCGGTCGTCAGGCTGGGCCAGGCGATGGGACTGGTGGTTACCGCAGAGGGGGTAGAGACCAGCAGCCAGATGGCGGCGCTGGCCGAAGCAGGCTGTAATCAGCTTCAGGGATATCTTTTTTCGCAGGCAGTACCCGAGGGCCAGATTGCAACGCTACTGGCCCGTGAGGAGGCGTAA
- a CDS encoding oligopeptide:H+ symporter, which yields MNTAAKYTDTAAIRGTGALFFIQIFATLGFAVLYSTLVLYATKRLGFSEGQANAMMGVFGAFNYGLHLFGGYLGGRFLSNRILFVLGMLLQVIGCWVLAGQTAEGLYWGLAMFLTGSGLNVTCINMMLTQRFKPEDNRRETAFLWNYAGMNLGFFLGFTGAGYFQLSEHYHSLFLFATLGNMVAIVISLLCWKILADIDTPLLHVSKSQFRLRMVGGAVILAVLVPLVRLMLTHASFTGSFVIGLGVIIFLLLAFTTLRHRPREEQRKMTAWLILALGSLVFWTLYQLAPMGLMLFTEHNINLNVYGIKIAPQWVQNINTLVIVIGGPLLALGFRNLRERGWRIDIPLQFASSLFFIGLGMLVLPLGILLAGGDGQVAFKWIVISYVLQSIGELLLSPIGYAMIGKLAPARYQGIMMGCWMMVTGVASVLAGYVSGLMPENSGSTPLLTNPGYSHIFSLLGWGSAVVGLILLMLMPLLRRLIEPAVAR from the coding sequence GTGAATACCGCTGCTAAATATACTGATACCGCCGCCATTCGTGGCACCGGGGCGCTGTTCTTTATTCAGATCTTCGCCACCCTCGGCTTTGCCGTGCTCTATTCGACCCTGGTGCTCTACGCCACCAAACGTCTGGGATTTAGCGAAGGGCAGGCCAACGCCATGATGGGCGTTTTTGGCGCTTTCAACTACGGGCTGCACCTGTTCGGGGGCTATCTTGGCGGACGCTTCCTCAGCAACCGTATTCTCTTTGTGCTGGGTATGCTGCTTCAGGTTATCGGCTGTTGGGTGCTCGCCGGGCAAACCGCAGAAGGGCTGTACTGGGGGCTGGCGATGTTTCTTACCGGCAGCGGCCTGAACGTTACCTGCATTAATATGATGCTTACCCAGCGTTTTAAACCTGAGGATAACCGCCGCGAGACCGCTTTTCTCTGGAACTATGCCGGGATGAATCTCGGCTTCTTTCTGGGCTTTACCGGCGCAGGTTACTTCCAGCTGAGCGAGCATTATCATTCGCTGTTCCTGTTCGCCACCCTCGGCAATATGGTCGCCATCGTCATTTCGCTGCTGTGCTGGAAAATATTGGCGGATATTGACACGCCGCTGCTGCACGTCAGTAAAAGCCAGTTCAGGCTGCGGATGGTGGGAGGAGCGGTCATCCTGGCGGTGCTGGTGCCACTGGTGCGGCTGATGCTAACCCACGCCAGCTTTACCGGCTCTTTTGTCATCGGGCTGGGGGTAATTATTTTCCTGCTGCTGGCTTTTACCACTCTGCGCCACAGGCCGCGCGAGGAGCAGCGTAAAATGACGGCCTGGCTGATTCTGGCGCTGGGTTCGCTGGTATTCTGGACGCTGTATCAGCTGGCCCCCATGGGACTGATGCTGTTTACCGAGCACAATATCAACCTGAACGTTTACGGCATAAAGATTGCTCCTCAGTGGGTACAAAACATCAATACGCTGGTGATTGTTATCGGCGGGCCGCTGCTGGCGCTGGGCTTCCGCAATCTGCGCGAGCGCGGCTGGCGCATTGACATCCCCCTGCAGTTTGCCTCATCGCTGTTCTTTATTGGTTTGGGGATGCTGGTACTGCCGCTGGGGATCCTGCTGGCGGGCGGTGATGGCCAGGTGGCGTTTAAATGGATTGTCATCAGCTACGTACTGCAAAGCATCGGTGAACTGCTGCTTTCACCGATCGGCTACGCAATGATCGGCAAGCTGGCTCCGGCCCGCTATCAGGGAATTATGATGGGCTGCTGGATGATGGTTACCGGCGTGGCATCGGTGCTGGCGGGATACGTGTCAGGTCTGATGCCCGAAAACAGCGGCAGCACGCCGCTCCTGACTAATCCGGGCTACAGCCATATTTTCAGCCTGCTCGGCTGGGGGAGTGCGGTGGTCGGGCTGATCCTGCTGATGCTTATGCCGCTGTTGCGCAGGCTGATTGAGCCTGCTGTCGCACGCTGA
- a CDS encoding aldehyde dehydrogenase family protein, which translates to MRYAYPGHKDSLIVLKSHYGNYINGEFVPPINGEYFSNSSPVNGSPVGQFPRSDRQDVDKALDAAHAAAEAWGKTSVQTRSLTLLRIADRLEENLEYLAVNETWDNGKPVRETLAADMPLAVDHFRYFAGCIRAQEGGAAEIDEFTAAYHFHEPLGVVAQIIPWNFPLLMAAWKLAPALAAGNCVILKPAEQTPLSISLFVELIGDLLPKGVLNMVHGFGREAGEELASSSRIAKVAFTGSTAIGGHILELAAKNLIPSTVELGGKSPNIFFEDIMQAEPGFIEKAAEGVVLGFLNQGEICTCPSRALVQESIYVPFMEAVMKRIKTIKRGDPMDTETMVGAQASQQQFDKILSYLDLAHKEGAELLTGGGVEKLEGELSGGYYIQPTLLKGNNSMRIFQEEIFGPVVAVTTFKDEAEALAIANDSIYGLGAGVWTRDINRAYRMGRAIKAGRVWTNCYHLYPAHAAFGGYKKSGIGRENHKMMLDHYQQTKNLLISYSTEPLGFF; encoded by the coding sequence ATGCGTTATGCATATCCGGGCCATAAAGATTCGCTGATCGTTCTTAAGTCGCACTACGGCAACTATATTAACGGTGAGTTTGTCCCGCCGATAAACGGCGAATATTTTTCTAATAGCTCGCCGGTCAACGGCTCCCCGGTGGGGCAGTTTCCCCGGTCCGACCGCCAGGATGTGGACAAGGCACTGGATGCAGCGCACGCCGCCGCTGAGGCCTGGGGCAAAACCTCGGTGCAGACGCGCTCGCTGACGCTGCTGAGAATTGCCGATCGGCTGGAGGAAAACCTGGAGTATCTCGCCGTGAATGAAACCTGGGATAACGGCAAGCCGGTGCGTGAAACGCTGGCCGCCGATATGCCGCTGGCGGTGGACCATTTCCGTTACTTTGCGGGCTGTATTCGCGCGCAGGAAGGGGGCGCGGCAGAGATTGATGAGTTCACTGCCGCCTATCATTTTCATGAGCCCCTCGGCGTGGTAGCGCAGATTATTCCATGGAACTTTCCGCTGCTGATGGCTGCCTGGAAGCTGGCTCCGGCGCTGGCGGCGGGTAACTGCGTGATCCTTAAACCTGCCGAGCAAACGCCGCTCTCCATTTCGTTGTTTGTTGAGTTGATCGGCGATCTGCTGCCTAAAGGCGTGCTGAATATGGTGCACGGCTTTGGGCGCGAGGCGGGCGAAGAGCTGGCGAGCAGCTCCCGCATCGCAAAAGTCGCCTTTACCGGCTCTACCGCCATTGGCGGTCATATTCTTGAGCTGGCGGCGAAGAACCTGATCCCGTCAACCGTCGAGCTGGGAGGGAAGTCACCGAACATTTTCTTTGAAGACATTATGCAGGCCGAACCGGGCTTTATTGAAAAAGCGGCGGAAGGGGTGGTGCTGGGCTTCCTGAATCAGGGCGAGATCTGTACCTGTCCGTCGCGCGCGCTGGTGCAGGAGTCGATCTATGTGCCCTTTATGGAAGCCGTGATGAAGCGCATCAAAACGATTAAACGTGGCGATCCGATGGACACCGAGACGATGGTTGGCGCGCAGGCGTCGCAGCAGCAGTTCGACAAGATCCTATCCTATCTCGATCTCGCCCATAAAGAGGGCGCAGAGCTGCTGACGGGCGGCGGCGTGGAGAAGCTGGAAGGAGAGCTGTCAGGCGGCTACTACATTCAGCCGACGCTGCTGAAGGGGAATAACAGTATGCGCATTTTTCAGGAAGAGATCTTCGGGCCGGTGGTGGCGGTTACTACCTTTAAAGATGAGGCCGAAGCCCTGGCTATCGCCAATGACTCCATTTACGGCCTGGGCGCAGGCGTCTGGACGCGGGATATCAACCGGGCTTATCGCATGGGCCGCGCCATCAAAGCCGGACGCGTGTGGACCAACTGCTATCATCTATATCCCGCTCATGCGGCCTTTGGTGGCTACAAAAAATCGGGCATCGGACGGGAAAACCATAAAATGATGCTCGATCACTATCAGCAAACCAAAAACCTGCTAATCAGTTACAGCACCGAGCCGCTGGGCTTTTTCTGA
- a CDS encoding ferritin-like domain-containing protein, producing the protein MSITTLEELFIHDLSDIYSAEKQITRALPKMARAATSETLVAAFNKHLEETRGQIERIQQLVDVTEGVKIKRMTCHALEGLAEEAQELIDTVEKGEVLDAGLIGAAQKVEHYEIATYGTLHAMALKLGYKDAAKLLAETLAEEKSTDEKLTQIAQAAA; encoded by the coding sequence ATGTCTATTACTACTTTAGAAGAACTTTTTATACATGACCTGTCAGATATTTATAGTGCAGAAAAACAGATAACCCGAGCCCTGCCGAAAATGGCGCGCGCCGCCACCAGTGAAACGCTAGTTGCGGCCTTTAATAAACACCTTGAAGAAACCCGCGGCCAAATAGAGCGCATTCAGCAGCTGGTGGACGTCACCGAAGGGGTGAAAATCAAACGTATGACCTGCCATGCGCTGGAAGGGCTGGCAGAAGAAGCCCAGGAACTGATCGACACCGTCGAGAAGGGAGAGGTTTTAGATGCCGGGCTGATTGGTGCGGCACAGAAGGTGGAGCATTATGAAATTGCCACCTACGGCACGCTGCACGCCATGGCGTTAAAGCTCGGCTATAAGGACGCGGCTAAGCTGCTGGCAGAGACGCTGGCGGAAGAAAAAAGTACCGATGAAAAACTGACCCAGATCGCTCAGGCTGCGGCATAA
- a CDS encoding sodium:proton antiporter has product MEFLGWTAATGGLLLLMSLASGWINRGPITTFALYLIAGVICGPWVLNLLQVDVAAHADLAKNLTEIAMAASLFITGLKLRLPLRSQGWRIGMRLAFPGMLLTVGGVTLAAHFLTGLSWPLSLAFGAIVAPTDPVLASLIAVNDARDDDNLRVSLSSEAGMNDGSALPLLMLAMLLITTQGDLTLAMFSHWALIDVLWAIVGGIAIGFLLGRFVGQYATHLRYTHQDVAPNDFLALALIALSYAAAQSLDASGFLAAFAAGVGLRRAEMRVTRRQPADTFQDSDNRPPAELMVNPHIRHESGESNAASSVGLVVGDALSFGDMIERLFAAGIIIVLGVTLAHHWDPVGLLMGLLLFVVIRPLSVWVATIGMGAPRKQRLILGWLGIRGIGSINYIAWAYTHGLGGDEANRMANMAFTLIVASVVVHGISVTPLVNWRQAKVDAAAKAAAEAAEKEKSRG; this is encoded by the coding sequence ATGGAATTTCTGGGTTGGACTGCCGCAACCGGTGGTTTATTACTGTTAATGTCGCTGGCTTCCGGGTGGATTAACCGCGGCCCTATCACCACCTTTGCACTTTACCTCATCGCCGGGGTGATCTGCGGCCCCTGGGTGCTTAATCTGCTCCAGGTGGATGTCGCCGCGCATGCTGATCTTGCCAAAAACCTGACAGAGATCGCCATGGCCGCCTCGCTGTTTATCACCGGGCTGAAGCTGCGTCTGCCTTTACGGAGTCAGGGCTGGCGCATCGGTATGCGTCTGGCGTTTCCAGGCATGCTGCTGACGGTAGGCGGCGTGACGCTGGCCGCGCATTTTCTGACTGGGCTCTCCTGGCCGCTGTCGCTGGCCTTTGGCGCAATTGTTGCGCCTACGGACCCGGTGCTGGCCAGCCTGATCGCGGTTAACGATGCCCGGGATGATGATAATCTGCGCGTGTCGCTCTCCAGCGAAGCGGGCATGAACGACGGAAGCGCACTGCCGCTGCTGATGCTGGCAATGCTGCTGATAACCACCCAGGGCGATCTGACGCTGGCGATGTTCAGCCACTGGGCGCTGATCGATGTTTTATGGGCTATCGTCGGCGGCATCGCTATTGGCTTTCTGCTGGGACGCTTCGTCGGTCAGTATGCGACGCATTTACGTTATACCCACCAGGACGTTGCGCCTAATGACTTCCTGGCACTGGCGCTGATTGCGCTCAGCTACGCTGCGGCACAGTCACTTGATGCCTCAGGCTTTCTCGCCGCCTTTGCCGCCGGTGTCGGTCTGCGACGCGCTGAAATGCGCGTGACCCGTCGGCAGCCAGCGGATACGTTCCAGGACAGCGATAACCGCCCCCCCGCTGAGCTGATGGTTAACCCACATATTCGTCACGAGTCAGGCGAGTCCAACGCTGCCAGCTCCGTGGGCCTGGTAGTGGGCGATGCCCTCTCCTTTGGCGATATGATTGAAAGACTGTTTGCCGCAGGGATTATTATCGTACTGGGCGTCACCCTGGCTCATCACTGGGATCCAGTGGGCCTGCTGATGGGGCTGCTGCTGTTTGTGGTGATTCGCCCTCTGTCGGTGTGGGTGGCCACCATCGGGATGGGCGCGCCGCGTAAGCAGAGGCTGATACTGGGATGGCTGGGCATTCGCGGCATTGGCAGTATCAACTACATTGCATGGGCTTACACCCACGGCCTGGGGGGCGATGAGGCGAACCGCATGGCCAATATGGCCTTTACACTGATTGTGGCCAGCGTAGTGGTACACGGCATTTCCGTGACGCCGCTGGTCAACTGGCGGCAGGCTAAGGTTGACGCAGCGGCTAAAGCTGCCGCAGAGGCCGCAGAAAAAGAGAAATCGCGCGGGTAA
- a CDS encoding molecular chaperone, whose product MNEFSILCRLLGSLYNRQPQDPLLVPLFTLLREGKLQQHWPLEQDELLLRLQQNSDPQALATDYNALFVGSDCSVPPYGSHWENGPVESEVRRFLQSRGMPLSDAPADHIGALLLASSWLEDQSEADEFAAQITLFDDYLLPWCGQFLGKVEAHATTAFYRTLAAITREALQAMRDELEEDNES is encoded by the coding sequence ATGAATGAATTTTCAATCCTCTGTCGCCTGCTGGGTTCGCTGTATAACCGTCAGCCTCAGGATCCCCTGCTGGTTCCGCTGTTCACGCTCCTGCGTGAAGGCAAGCTGCAACAGCACTGGCCGCTGGAGCAGGACGAGTTGCTGCTGCGCCTGCAACAGAACAGCGATCCCCAGGCGCTGGCAACGGACTACAATGCGCTGTTTGTGGGCAGTGATTGCAGCGTACCGCCCTATGGTTCGCACTGGGAAAACGGACCGGTTGAGTCTGAGGTCCGGCGCTTTCTCCAAAGCCGCGGCATGCCGCTAAGCGATGCGCCTGCCGACCATATTGGCGCGCTGCTGCTGGCCTCCTCCTGGCTGGAGGACCAGTCGGAAGCGGATGAGTTTGCGGCGCAGATCACCCTGTTTGATGACTACCTGCTGCCGTGGTGCGGTCAGTTCCTCGGCAAGGTTGAAGCCCATGCCACAACGGCATTTTACCGCACCCTGGCAGCGATCACCCGCGAAGCGCTACAGGCAATGCGCGACGAACTGGAAGAAGATAACGAAAGCTGA
- the ghrA gene encoding glyoxylate/hydroxypyruvate reductase GhrA produces the protein MDVIFYHPSFRADKWIAGLQQRLPQARIRQWTPGDDAPADYALVRQPPVEMLTGRTTLKGVFALGAGVDDILAQLRQYPAMLPAGVPLFRLEDTGMARQMQEYAVYHVLGWFRRFTEYQQQKTQSLWQPLPNYSRSDFGVGILGAGVLGGSVSESLLAWGFPVRCWSRSPKDLPGVSSFYGDDQLDAFLHGCQVLINLLPNTPQTTGILNRKLMQQLKPQAFILNLARGAHLVEDDLLAAIGAGEVKAAALDVFAREPLDTQHPFWAHPAIAITPHNAAVTLPDDAMDYIAQAIRLREAGQMPSGRVDLSRGY, from the coding sequence GTGGACGTCATTTTTTATCACCCATCCTTTCGCGCCGATAAATGGATTGCGGGCCTGCAGCAGCGCCTGCCGCAGGCGCGTATTCGCCAGTGGACACCCGGCGACGATGCGCCCGCCGACTATGCGCTGGTTCGTCAGCCGCCGGTAGAGATGCTAACGGGGCGCACGACGTTAAAAGGCGTATTTGCACTGGGCGCAGGCGTTGATGATATTCTCGCGCAGCTGCGACAGTATCCCGCTATGCTGCCCGCCGGGGTGCCGCTGTTCCGGCTGGAAGATACCGGCATGGCCCGTCAGATGCAGGAATACGCGGTGTATCACGTGCTGGGCTGGTTCCGCCGCTTTACGGAGTATCAGCAGCAAAAAACGCAAAGCCTGTGGCAGCCGCTACCAAACTATTCCCGCAGCGACTTCGGCGTCGGCATTCTGGGGGCGGGCGTACTGGGCGGCAGCGTGTCGGAGAGCCTCCTGGCCTGGGGCTTCCCGGTGCGCTGCTGGAGCCGTTCACCGAAGGATTTGCCCGGGGTCAGCAGTTTTTACGGTGACGATCAGCTGGACGCGTTCTTGCACGGCTGTCAGGTGCTGATCAATCTGCTGCCCAATACGCCGCAGACCACGGGTATACTGAACCGGAAGCTGATGCAGCAGTTAAAACCCCAGGCGTTTATTCTTAATCTGGCGCGAGGCGCGCATCTGGTCGAGGATGATTTGCTGGCCGCTATCGGGGCGGGTGAGGTAAAGGCCGCCGCGCTGGATGTCTTTGCGCGTGAACCGCTGGATACACAGCACCCTTTCTGGGCGCATCCGGCCATTGCCATTACGCCTCATAATGCCGCTGTAACGTTACCTGACGATGCGATGGACTATATTGCACAGGCCATCCGCCTGCGCGAGGCGGGGCAGATGCCGTCAGGCCGCGTCGACCTGTCGCGCGGCTACTAA
- a CDS encoding CHASE4 domain-containing protein has translation MKISDSFRAHFLREILTPLVLVLLITSLGAGYAVYWATSKSNAEAAARQHHIIQTSLSQSLSEMIIQHRSLALWQPLARHVQHTPPDQAWLDQNVGAWLSGMFGHQRVYILRSDGQPVYQWENGRSVRRDTCHASRSGCTYRSQPRRSQPENTP, from the coding sequence ATGAAAATATCAGACAGTTTTCGCGCGCACTTCCTTCGTGAGATCCTCACGCCCCTGGTGCTGGTGCTGCTGATTACCTCTCTCGGCGCGGGCTATGCCGTCTACTGGGCCACGTCAAAAAGCAATGCCGAGGCCGCGGCGCGCCAGCACCATATTATTCAAACGTCTCTTTCTCAGAGCCTGAGTGAGATGATTATCCAGCATCGCAGCCTTGCGCTGTGGCAGCCGCTGGCGCGCCATGTGCAGCATACTCCACCTGACCAGGCCTGGCTGGATCAGAACGTGGGCGCATGGCTTTCAGGCATGTTTGGTCATCAGCGGGTTTATATCCTGCGTTCTGATGGCCAGCCGGTTTACCAGTGGGAAAATGGCCGCAGCGTGCGGCGCGACACCTGTCACGCCAGCCGTAGCGGCTGCACTTACCGGTCTCAGCCACGCCGTAGCCAGCCTGAAAACACGCCGTGA
- a CDS encoding CoA transferase — protein sequence MDNRLMTSLWLSLWQGLHSNDASPPAVAFTAGERLQSAWPVTELAASSLALAMQAAADLCGNACPLEVNTRLASRWFQRSYFPINRTVASLWDPFAGDYATRDGWIRLHTNAPHHRAAMEQVLGVHDSREALAKTVHGWMKNTLEEAVISAGGCAAEMRSLADWLRHPQGEHVAQEPLIAQRMQPEAAPPAWRCPVSRPLLGIRVLDLTRIIAGPVATRFLAGLGAEILRLDPPGWEEASLEEEITLGKRCARLNLKLKEGRKAFETLLAQADVLVHGFRADALPRLGYDTDALQRLSPGLIDVSLNAWGWSGPWRNRRGFDSLVQMGCGIADYGRGGDVSTPPSPLPVQALDHATGYMMAASVLKGLRQRRRHNIGFTARLSLARTALLLTQRPYPVADRPAGLGADVAGDLNAETEIAARGIGYRLNAPVWLPGTPLIWSRPASPLGSSAPCWSNTSS from the coding sequence ATGGATAACCGCCTGATGACGTCCCTGTGGCTATCGCTCTGGCAGGGCTTGCATAGCAATGACGCCTCGCCGCCTGCCGTGGCGTTTACCGCCGGGGAACGGCTGCAATCGGCCTGGCCGGTCACGGAGCTGGCCGCCAGCAGCCTGGCCCTGGCGATGCAGGCTGCCGCCGATCTCTGTGGTAACGCTTGCCCGCTTGAGGTAAATACCCGCCTCGCGTCACGCTGGTTCCAGCGCTCATACTTTCCCATTAATCGCACCGTCGCCAGCCTGTGGGATCCCTTTGCCGGCGACTACGCGACCCGGGACGGCTGGATCCGTCTGCATACCAACGCGCCTCACCATCGGGCGGCAATGGAACAGGTGCTGGGGGTTCACGACAGCCGCGAAGCGCTGGCGAAAACGGTACATGGCTGGATGAAAAATACCCTGGAAGAGGCGGTAATATCAGCCGGCGGCTGTGCTGCTGAAATGCGCAGCCTTGCCGACTGGTTGCGGCATCCTCAGGGAGAGCACGTCGCGCAGGAGCCGCTTATCGCCCAGCGAATGCAGCCCGAAGCCGCACCGCCCGCCTGGCGCTGTCCTGTCAGCCGCCCGCTGCTGGGCATCAGAGTGCTTGACCTGACGCGGATTATTGCCGGGCCGGTCGCCACGCGCTTTCTCGCTGGGCTGGGGGCTGAGATTCTGCGCCTGGATCCGCCTGGCTGGGAAGAGGCTTCCCTGGAGGAGGAGATTACCCTCGGTAAACGCTGTGCGCGTCTGAATCTGAAATTGAAAGAGGGTCGGAAAGCTTTTGAGACCCTGTTAGCGCAGGCGGACGTGCTGGTTCACGGTTTTCGTGCCGATGCGCTACCCCGGCTTGGCTATGACACCGATGCATTGCAAAGGCTGTCGCCAGGACTTATCGACGTCAGCCTGAACGCCTGGGGCTGGAGTGGCCCGTGGCGCAACCGCAGGGGATTTGACAGCCTGGTCCAGATGGGCTGCGGTATCGCCGACTATGGGCGGGGAGGAGACGTAAGCACGCCGCCCTCCCCCCTGCCGGTTCAGGCGCTGGACCACGCCACGGGCTACATGATGGCAGCCTCCGTGCTGAAAGGCTTGCGGCAACGACGGCGGCATAATATCGGTTTTACCGCCCGCCTCTCGCTGGCCAGAACCGCTCTGCTACTGACCCAACGCCCCTACCCCGTCGCTGATCGGCCCGCAGGCCTGGGCGCTGACGTAGCGGGCGATCTGAATGCCGAAACTGAGATCGCCGCCCGGGGAATTGGCTATCGCCTGAACGCCCCGGTCTGGCTGCCCGGCACGCCGCTGATCTGGTCACGACCCGCCTCGCCGCTGGGGTCGTCGGCACCATGCTGGTCTAATACTTCCAGTTAG
- a CDS encoding glutamine amidotransferase, translating into MSSSLPLAIIQLETPPERVSAQVGEQQHWFVDALSLQPQDYIVIRPDLGDELPAPSSVAAAILSGSWAMVTDHAEWSERTAAWIRSAVEQDLPLLGVCYGHQLMAYALGGQVGDNPRGWERGLQQLTTVDGDRHDPLLGALPTHFSAWLSHRQSVLQPPPGAQVLAVSALDDCQIIRYSPQAISVQFHPEFTGSIMTACMENAQREREVSSLMSHQAEPTWARQLLLNFWPRHRQNSLFA; encoded by the coding sequence ATGTCTTCTTCGCTTCCCTTAGCAATTATTCAGCTCGAAACGCCGCCCGAGCGCGTCAGTGCGCAGGTGGGCGAGCAGCAGCACTGGTTTGTGGACGCACTGAGTTTGCAGCCACAGGACTACATTGTCATTCGTCCCGACCTGGGGGATGAGCTTCCTGCGCCGTCATCCGTTGCGGCGGCGATACTGAGTGGCTCCTGGGCGATGGTGACCGATCATGCGGAGTGGAGCGAGCGCACCGCCGCCTGGATCCGCAGCGCGGTTGAGCAGGATCTGCCCCTGCTGGGCGTCTGTTACGGGCATCAGCTTATGGCTTATGCCCTCGGCGGCCAGGTCGGGGACAACCCGCGCGGCTGGGAGAGAGGGCTTCAGCAGCTCACCACGGTTGACGGCGATCGCCACGATCCGCTGCTCGGCGCGCTGCCGACGCATTTTTCTGCCTGGCTTTCCCATCGTCAGTCGGTACTACAGCCGCCGCCGGGGGCGCAGGTTCTGGCCGTCTCTGCGCTGGATGACTGCCAGATCATCCGCTACAGCCCGCAGGCGATATCGGTACAGTTCCATCCGGAATTTACCGGCAGTATTATGACTGCCTGCATGGAAAACGCGCAGCGCGAGCGCGAGGTGAGCAGCCTGATGTCACACCAGGCGGAACCCACCTGGGCCCGTCAGCTACTGCTGAACTTCTGGCCCCGCCATCGTCAGAACAGCCTGTTTGCCTGA